The Pseudodesulfovibrio sediminis genome includes the window TGCGGTTAAAGAATAAAAGAGAGGCCTCCGGGATAGTTTTCGGAGGCCTTTTCAGTTGCGATCAGATTTCGATATAATCGCCCTGCAGGAAGCCGATGAAGTCCGAGATCCCGGCCCTGCGCGCAAAGACATAACTCGACACCCATCGGGCGAAGTTCATCTTTCGGCCATATATGGTGTAAAGACGATCCGTTTCGACAAAATCCCAGCCAAAGAACTCGGCGACCTTGGGGTTGATGGGCTGATCGAATTCGGCAAATGGTTCCGGCAGCGCATCGAATACAGAGGGTGCCGGCGGCGTGAATCCCAGCGCCTCCAGAATGCCTGTTGCAACATGGTTCATGAGCAGTGATCCGGGATGGTTGACGGTATGAAAAAGCTGTGTTTCCCGGTAGTTTTTCGTGATGACATCCAGATATTTGATAGGGGTGTGTGTCTCCCGTTCCCGTTCGGTCGCGATGGTTTCGGTCACCAGTGAGAGCAGGTCGAACCGGGTGGAAACATCCGTGTGCATGTACAGCAGGATGACCTCTTCCACCGGTAGGGCTGTTTCGATGAGCTCGTCAAGGAGCACACAGCGGTAATCAAATCCGGGTTCGTTTGACCATGTGGGCCAGTAGCCTTTGAAGAACATGTTCGGGATGCACAGGCTGCGTGTGGATTGCGGTAGATTGGCGAGCAAGGCGTCAGACGCCAGTTCGCCCCATTTATCCCCGAGGTGCTGGTAGAGAAACAGCGAGCAGTTGTTCAGCGCATAGTCTGGCACCGGTTCGTGAACATAGTTCGTATAGAGCAGACATTCGTACCGGGCATGGAATTCCGGACACGCCGTGAGTCGCTCCAGGAGCGGTTCGCCCTGGCAGTTGGCGTGTACGATGCAAAGTTCTTTTTCCATGACATCCCGTGTGTGAAAGGAGCGTGTGCAGCACTTCGGATAGCACGTATCAAAATGGCCTTCAATGCCCGGCGGTTGTTTACAGAAATCAGGCGACCGTGTATCTCTCCGAAACCGATAAACACACTGAGGAACTACTGATATGAAGAATGATTTTGAAGCTGTTGTGGCCGCCATCGCGCCTGTTGACCAGACCTTGTCCAAAGCGGGACAGGCCCATCTCGATGATCTGACCAAACCCCAGGGAAGCCTTGGGCGTCTGGAGGATCTGGCCCTGCAGATGTATCTTGTTCAGGAGGGCGGTCCGCTCTCTTCGGACCCCATGCGTATTTACACCGTGGCCGGGGATCACGGCGTCAATGCCGAGGGCGTCAGTGTGTACCCGCAGGAAGTCACCCGGCAGATGGTACTTAATTTTCTGAACGGCGGTGCGGGGATCAACGTGCTGGCGGAAACCGTGGGCGCACAGCTCTATGTGGTCGATGCCGGTTGCTGTGGCTCCACCTTTGACGAACATCCCAGCCTTATTCAGGCCAAGGTCGCCCCTGGTACGGCCAATCTTGCCGTGGGTCCGGCCATGACGCAGGAGCAGTGCCTGCAAGCGCTCATGCTCGGTGTCTCCCTGGCGGACAGGGCGCATGCGGACGGCGTCAAAGTGCTTGGCACAGGCGAAATGGGCATATCCAACACCACCCCGTCCACGGCACTGTATTGTGCCTACCTTGGCTTGAAGCCGGAAGCCATGACAGGGCTGGGTACCGGTCTGGATGCGGATGGCGTGTCAGCCAAGGCCAAAGTCATTTACAAAGGGCTTGAGGCCAACAAGGCAGTGGTCGAATCCGGGGATGCTCTCGATATCCTGACCGCGCTCGGTGGTCTTGAAATAGCTGCTTTGGCGGGCTTGATCCTGGGTGGTGCCAAAAATCGCCAGCTTATCTGTGTTGATGGATTCATTTCTACCGCGGCCTACCTCGCCGCCTGGAAGCTCTGTCCGGCAGTCAAGGAGTACTGCATCATCAGCCACTCCTCTGCCGAGGGCGGGCATGTGAGCGCGGTCAAGGCCATGGGGCTGAACCCCTACCTTGATCTCGGGTTCCGGCTTGGGGAAGGCACCGGTGCCGCCTGTGCCATGTTCCTGGTCAGGAGTGCCGTAAACATGTTCAATAATATGGCTACATTTTCGGATGCAGGCGTGTCCGAAGCCGAATAGACGAAGGTGGTGCCGATCCGCGTTGTCTCGCCGATCGGCATGCACGAAGCGCAAAAAAAATAGGCTGGTCAGTTTACTGACCAGCCTATTTTTTTTGCGTGCCATGCACGCGCCTAAGCATCACCAAGGTCTCCAGTGACAGCCTGGATGACATCGCCCTTGGCGTTATAGGTTCCGGTGGCTTCGACCTTGACGAGCTCGCGGGCCATTTCCGGATTTTCCAGAACCTCACGCTGCAGCCGAACCTTGCGGATGTTCTTGATGCTTTCCGCTTGGTTTGTTCCTTGAACTTCAAATCCAGCAACTTCCATAATCCTTACCTCCTTTAAAGGGGTATTGAGTATTGTTCCTGCTGTTTTTATCGGCTTGTATTCAGAAATCTTTAGGGGGAGCGATACATCGCGGGAATTCCGGTCCCCTGCAAGACGCACCTTCTTAACCTTTCTTAATCTTTCCATGTCCACCACTTGAGCTTTTCCGGTTCATGATTTTCAGTTGAAGCGAAATAGACGGCACAGCGAAATACGTAGAGCACGCACCGGTCAATGTGCGTTCCGGCCTGATCCATGAGCTGTTGATACATGGCCTCGGGGTTTTCCCCGACCAGCTCGGGCACGGAAGTGTACCCGAGACTGAGCAGGTCTCTGGACAGGCTCGGTCCCACTCCGGGGATCACCTGGAGACGTTTCAGAGCAGCGCTGTCCATCCGGTCCTTACTTGGATTCCCTGGCGTAGACTTCGTCGAGAATTGCCTTGCCGCCCGCTTCAAGCACCTGTCCGGCGAGAATCATGCCGACATCCCAGGCGTTGTCCACATGGCCTTCCACCATCTTGCGGATGGGACGGGAGCCGTCCACGTCGGCCACGAAACCGGTCAGGCGAATCTGGTCGCCCTCGATCTCGGACCAGGCCGCGATGGGCACCTGGCAGCCACCGTCCAGCCCGGTCAGGAAGCCGCGTTCGGCCATGACCTGATATTTTGTCTGGGTGTGGTCCAGGAAGGCGAGCATGTCGCGCACTTCCTGATTGTCGGCGTGGAACTCGATGCCGAGCGCGCCCTGAGCCACGGCGGGCAGAAAGTCCGGCGGCCCGAGGATTTCCATTTTGGGCGCGGAGAGCTTGAGGCGGTTGAGACCGGCGGTGGCAACCACGATGGCGTCGAATTCGCCGTTGAGGAGCTTGTTGACGCGGGTGTCCAGATTGCCGCGCAGGGATTCGATCTTGAGATCGGGGCGCAGGGTGGCGAGCTGGGACTGGCGACGCAGGCTGGAAGTGCCGACCACGGCGCCCTGAGGCAGTCCCTTGAGACCGTCGTATTTGACGGACAGCAGGGAGTCGGTGGATTCTTCGCGTTCGGGGATAATGCTTACTTCAAGGCCTTCGGGCAGCTCGGTGGGGACATCCTTCATGGAGTGGACCGCCAACTGGGCGCGGCCATCCAGAAGCGCCTCCTCGATCTCTTTGACAAAGAGTCCCTTGCCGCCGACCTTGGCCAGCGGAACGTCCAGAATCTTGTCGCCCTTGGTCTTGATCTTGAGCAGCTCCACGGTCAGGCCGGGGTGCTCGGTTTCAAGACAGTCCTTGATATGATTGGCCTGCCAGAGCGCGAGTGCGCTGCCTCTGGTGGCGATGGTCAGTTTCTTCATGCGTAACCTTGGTCTGTTGAAATATCTATCCGCAGCTGGAACAGTCGCCGCCGGAGCAACCGGAACATCCGCTGGGGGCCGAGGGGGCTGCGGCATTGCTGCCGGAGTCGCCACCGGTGTCAGGGGCAAACCCGCCCACCTTGGACCGGACCGCGCTCATGAGCTTACCGGTGTTGGCGGATTGACACTTGGGGCAGGGGGGGCATTCGTCTCTGTCGAAGACGAGTTCCTCGAATTCATTGTCACAATCACTGCATTTGTATTCAAAAATGGGCATAAAACGCTCCAGAACTAGTTTGGCCAAGTCGTCTTGGCGAAGGGTCTCAATAGCTGAAAAGGTCCGGGCTGGCAATGTTCCGGTCCGGGCGCTGAAGGTATGATAATACCGTGTATCGCGCTGTCCAGAGCCGGCGCTCCCAATAGAACACTTTACAGAGGCAGCGAGAGATGGAAGAGTGTATTTTGATGAGAGTGTCAGTGTGGATTCCATAGATACAATCACCGGACCGGTAGACAATGAGTGATGATCTTTCTTTTCTTGATTTGGGCAGCATTCCTGATGGAGATGCACCGCAACCGCCATCCGGGTGGAAGTATCTCACCAGGGGGGGAGCGCTCAAATGCGTGTTCTCCACGACCGTATCCGTAAAGATGGGAATGGGAGCCAGCGCGAGTTCCCATATGAACCAGACGTTCTGGTTCATCCGACAGGTGAGCAATGACATGTTCGAAGGGCAGCTCATCAACAACAGACACCTGCCGGCGGGCGAGGTCGAGACCATCCCTCTTGAAATTCTTATTCACAACTATGTTCCCGAAATCGCCTATTATGTCGGCCTGGTTTTGCCGGCCATGAAGGAGCAGGGGCTTTCTGACGGGACAGACTTGGACGAGCACAACCTCACCTCGTTGTTCGGCCTCGGCTTGATCTATGCCACACGCAATCAGATGAAGCTGGCGCAGAGCGTAATCAGTGAGATTGTGGAAGTGCAGGGAGACTTTGCCGGGCGCGGGCAGTTCCTGTTCAATGAATTCGGCATCGCTCTCAGAAAGAACGGTCTGGTGCCCGAAGCCGTGGAGTGTTTCAGGCGGGCGTCGGAGTTCGTCCATGACGATGAAAATCTGTACTACAATCTGGCGCGTGCCTGTTATGAAAATGACGACTGGCATGGCTGTATCGAGAATCTGGTCCAGTCGCATCGCCTCAATCCGCGACTGGAAGTGACCCGAAATCTTCTGGAGGTCGTGGTCGGGCTGGAAGAAAACGAATATCGGCTTTCGCAGTATGGCAAACCTCCGGTGCCGCCGGATGTGGCCTCTCGCGCTCGTGAGGTGCTGGCCTCCGATACGGTCAAGCTGCCTCTGGATGAAGGCCCGGTCATGCGTATCGAACCCGGTCGCGCCCGTTCAGGCGGTCCTCCGGTCGGCACGGTGCATGTGAAACGGCACGGGAGTGACGAATAAATGGTGTAACGGTTTTCCCCCATGCAGCAGGGATGAAGACGCGGAAGATCTCTTCCGCGTCTTTTTTTTCTTTGTGCGGATTGACACTAAAGGACTTTGTCGCGGTCACCGATAAGAGAGCAAGGTTTAGGGGTGGAAAGTCGTTCCCGGCCGCAGCGTCGGGAGGTGTATTGATCGTAAACGCGTTTGGTGTCAGCGGGAGCCCATGGCGCACGCACGGGAAACGGAAACCTGACCGGACCATCCACGGGTTGGCGGATTTGCTCCAGGGAAGAGCCAAGTCTGCCGAATGGATGCTGTCCGGGGTGACTGTCCTCTGCAAAGGGTTTGACTATGATACTGGACAGACATGTCTCTTTGGACAATGCCCGACGGCCGCACCGTGGCCTCAGACGAATCGGGTCCATACCAGTCTGCTGCATTTTTTCGACCACAAAGACGTTGGCCATTCGCCGGGGAACAACCCTGCGCGGCCACGGCCAGAGACATTACTGGCTCATCCGGCAGGTGGGCGAGACGACCTATGGCGTCCGTGGTGTGGACGGAGAGTTTCTGCCTTTTGGTGCCGAGTCACTCATTGCCGAGGAGGAGCTGCTGGGGAACTATACTCCCGAGGTGGAAGTTTTCGAGAAGCAGATGCTGCCCTTGGTCAGAAAACATCAATTCCGGCTCGATGAATCCATGGACCGAAGCCTGTCCGGCATGCGTGATCCGTTGTGCGTGGACGAGGCCAATGTGCGTGGGCTGTTCACGCTCGGCATGAAGTATATTCAAAACCGCAAGACGTCCCGTGGTCGCAAGTGCATCAATGAACTGGTACGGCTGGAAAGCGCGTACCCGGGAAAGAACCAATATCTTTTCAATGAGTTCGGCATCAAGCTGCGCAAGATCGGTTTTCTCGAAGGAGCGGTCGTCTGCTACAGGCGTGGTTTGCGATTCACGTCAGAAGATGATCACCTCTACTACAATCTCGCCCGTGCCTACTACGAACAGGGGCAGTGGTGGGATTGCATGGGCGTTCTCAGCGACTGTTTCGAACACAATCCGGCCCTGCCGCTGGCCCGGAATCTGGTGGAACTCATCATCGCCCTGGGTGACAATCCCGGTTTACGCGCCCGGCATGGAAAGTCGCCGGTGCCCGAAGGGGTGGTCCGTCGTGCCGCGCTCCTCAGTGAGGCCGTGGCTGAACACGAACCGGATGCGGAACTCCTCATGCGGGAGCGGGAAAAACGCCGGGCCGAGTTGCAGGAGGAATACCTCTGGCTGCCGGGACGGGACGCTGTGGGCATGTAGAAAACGACAACAGCCGTAGCGAATCATCGCTACGGCTGTTTTTTGCTTTTTTTCAGGATGCAGGAGCTAGCACTTCTTGGCCAGATCCCAAACCTCATCCACTTTTTCAATGGTGGTTATCTTGATGCGTTTCCTGAGTTCGTCAGGCACCTCGGCCAGATCTTTCTTGTTCTGGGCCGGGATGAGGACTTTCTTCATGCCACGGGACACTGCGGCCAGAATCTTTTCCTTGATGCCGCCCACAGGCAGGACCCGACCGCGCAGGCTGATCTCACCGGTCATGGCGAGGTCCGGGCAGATGGGCGTGTTGGTCAGTGCGGAAATGAGAGCCGTGACCAGGGTCACACCGGCCGATGGGCCATCCTTGGGCGTGGCACCTGCCGGGACGTGGACGTGAATATCCAGTTTGTCCGTGAAGTCGCAATCGATACCGTACTGGTCGGCATGCGCGCGGGCAATGGAAAGGGCGGCTTGCGCCGATTCCTTCATGACATCGCCGAGCTTGCCGGTGAGGATCAGCTTGCCCTTGCCGGGCATGGTGGTCACTTCGATATGGAGAATCTCGCCGCCTACCGGAGTCCAGGCCAGGCCCACTGCCACGCCCGGAGGCAGGGTGACTTCCTTTTCGTCATCCAGGAAGCGGGGCGGCCCGAGCAGGGTGTAAAGGTTCTTGGTCGTGACCTTGAACGGTCCCTTTTCGCCTTCGGCCTTTTTACGGGCCATCTTGCGGCACAAGGTACCTATCTCACGTTCCACGTTGCGCAGCCCGGCTTCGCGGGTGTATTCGCGCACCACTTTGGAAACCAGCTTGTCACTGATCACCAGTTCCGCTTCCTTGAGACCGTTTTCCACGGTTTGCCGGGGAAGGATGTAGCGGCGTGTGATGACGGTCTTTTCCTGCTCGGTGTATCCGGGGATACGGATGACTTCCATGCGGTCCAGAAGCGGGCCGGGCACAGAGTCGAGCATGTTGGCCGTGCACACGAACATGACCTTTGACAGGTCGAACGGGACGTTCAGGTAATGGTCGGTGAACGAGAAGTTCTGTTCCGGGTCGAGCACTTCGAGCAGCGCCGACGAGGGGTCGCCCCGGAAATCGGAACCGAGCTTGTCGATCTCGTCCAGCATGATCACCGGGTTGCGGGTGCCGCATTGCTTGATGGCCTGGATGATGCGGCCGGGCATGGCGCCGATGTAGGTGCGGCGGTGACCGCGGATCTCGGCTTCGTCACGCATGCCGCCAAGGGACATGCGGTGGAATTTACGACCCAGAGAGCGGGCGATGGAGCGTCCCAGCGAGGTCTTGCCGACACCGGGAGGGCCCACGAAGCACAGGATCGGCCCTTTCATCTTGGGGTTGAGCTTGCGCACGGAGAGATATTCGAGGATGCGCTCCTTGACCTTTTCAAGATCGTAGTGGTCCTCGTTCAGGATGGTCTCGGCCTTCTTGATGTCCAGCCGGTCTCGGGAGACCTTTTTCCACGGCAGCTCCACCATCCAGTCGAGGTAGGTGCGGATGACCGTGGCCTCGGATGACTCGGCGTGCATGGAGTCGAGCCTGCGCAGTTGCTTGAACGCCTCTTTCATGACGTCCTTGGGCATGCCGGATTTCTCCAGTCCGCGGCGCAGTTCGTCCATTTCTTCGGATTCGTCCGCGTCATCACCCAGCTCGCGCTTGATCGCCTTGATCTGTTCGCGCAGGTAGAAGTCGCGTTGCGCCTTGTCCATGCCCTCTTTGGCCATGGTCTGGATCTTGTTCTGCATGCTGGCCACTTCAACTTCCTTGAGAAGCTGCTCGTTGACCAGTTCCAGACGTTTCATCGGCTCATGGCATTCGAGAATCGTTTGGGCGGCTTCGACCTTCATGCGCAGATTGGAGGCGATGAGGTCGGCCAGTCTGCCGGGATCGTTGACATTGTTGAGTACGGACATGATGTCCTGAGAAGAAATGCCGCGCAGGGTCAGGATCTTCTCGGACTGCTCGCGAGAGGAGCGGACAAGGGCTTCCTGCTCAGGGGTGAGCGGATCGGCCTCTGCCTCAATGAGCGGCTCAAGTTCCGCAATATGGTACGGCTCGTTCGCCGTGAACTTCTTGACTTTGGCGCGGGCAAGCCCCTGTACCAGAACCTTGAGGCGGCCATCGGGCATTTTCAGCATGCGCATGATCATGCCCACGGTGCCTGTCATGTACAGTTCGTCCTCTTTGGGGTCTTCCACTGCCTCGTCTTTCTGGGTGAGGATGAGGATGTACCGGTCCTTGCCCAGCGCGGCGTCCACGGCCTGGACGGATTTCTCCCGACCCACGAAGAGCGGCAGGATCATGTAGTTGAAGACCACGATGTCGCGGACCGCCAGCACCGGGAGCACCTGCGGAATATCCGCGGGGTTGTGTGCGGCCATGTCGTCATCACCGAATAATGTCGCACTGCCGGCGGGACCGGTCAGGGCTTCAATGATGTCAGGCAACTCTTCGCCAGCTTTCGGCCCCTTTTCCGTGGGCTGTTTCGGTTGCTGGGACGGTGCCTTATCTTTAATCGAGTCCGACTTCTTGCGTTTTATGCGCGTAGGCCGGATAGGGGATTTCTTGTTTTTTTTGCTCAAGGGATTGACCTCGTGTTCATGTGCAAATTTGAAGTGTTACCCCAAATAAGTCGTCAATTTAGGTTGGCAAGTATATTATTTTTGTAAAAAAGCTGTTTTTAACGGCTTTTTTGAGAAAAGCGAAATATGTGCTTATCGGCGAATTTCAAAATGGGTGAAATCGTCGGTGTCATCCGTCCATGTGGCGTCGATGGCGGTCACCCGCGCCAGAGGCGGACCGTCCCATAGACGGGCCTCGAAACGTTTGAGGCGTGTTTCGTCACCCTCTGCCACAGTCTCCACGTCGCCGCTTGGCAGGTTGCGCACCCAGCCGGTGACGCCTGCCTCCCTGGCCATGTCACGGGTCCATGCCCTGAACCAAACCCCCTGAACCTCGCCGTGGACAATGGCGCGAAACTGCATCAGATCCTCCCGTGGTCGCTGAAACTGTAGTAATCACAGTCTGTAACAACGATATGATCCAGTACCTTGAGGTCCAGTTTTTCAGCGGCTTCGACAATGGAGCCGGTAAGGAGCATGTCCTCACCTGACGGCCTGATGCTGCCGCCCGGATGGTTGTGAATGAGGATCAGGCTGGCTGCTTCCTGGCGCAGGGCCAAAGCCATTATTTCGCGGGGAAAGACCGCGGTGGCGTTCACGGTTCCCGTGGCGATCTGTTCCCAGGAGATATACCGGTTCTTGTTGTCGAGATAGACGACCCAGAACTCCTCGATGCCCTTGCTGCCCAGACGGGCCATGGCGGCTTTGGCGACATCTTCCACGCCTTCAAAGGAATTGCCGCGTCTGGCCGAAGCTTGGTTGAGTCGGGCATACAGCTCCTGCAACAGCGCCCACTGCGCCTTGACGCCGTCAGCCACGCCCTTGACGCCGTCCAACTGGTCCGGGCGGGCCATGATGGCTTCCTTGAGGGAGCCGAAGCGGGCGATAAGTTCCTTTGCCAGAGGCTTGGTGTCCCGTCGGGGCAGGACCGTGGCCAGGACCAGTTCCATGATTTCGTAGTCAGCCAGCCCCCGGCTGTTGTTGACCAGCTTTTCCTTGAGGCGTTTTCGGTGCCCGAGGTAATGGGGCTTGGCTGAATCTGTCATGGCAGGAACCTGTTAGTAGCGTTTGGCCGGGCGTTTAGGTTGAAACAGATCGATGAGTCCGGCCATGAGGATATCGAGCGCTTCTTCATACTTGCGTTCACCGGTCTTGAGGGAAAGCTCTGCCTCCAACGCGAGGTCGATCATGCGGGCCACGCCTTCGGCTCCGAGCTGTCGTGCGATGGGTGCTTTCTTTTTGAGCATGTACGGATTCCCCTTGGGTTGTTCTCCGTGGGCGAGCATCCAGTACATGCGGGCCTGACTGGCCAGAAATCCGATGAGGTTGAAAAGCATCTGGTCCTTGGCTGACTTGGAGTGGTCGTTAATGACCCGCTTCCACACGGCGGCCTCGGCACCGGGGCGCCCCAGCGCGTCCATGAGGTCGAAGAACGCCATCTCGCCGGTCTGGGCCACAAGATTGACGAACTCCTTGCGGACAATCTTCTCGTCGCCCGCCGCCAGCTCGATCTTGTCCAGCTCCAGTCGGACTGCCACGGCGTCCGTGGGCAGGGCGTATGTCAGCGCCTGTCCCGCTCCCGGTTCGAACGTCAACCCGGCCTTGGCCGCCCACGCCTTGACGTAGTCGGTCAGAGAGCGCTGGTCGAGCCCTTGTGACTCCCATATCCAGCCGTCTTTTTTGGCCTTCTTGAATAGTCCTCGCCGGGCGAGCGCCGGGGGAACAGGAGCCTTTTTGCTCTTCCATTCCCCCTCAAGGCAAAAGATCGGAAAGATGTCGCTGCCCAGTCCCTTGACGCCCGCATCGAGTTTGTCCCACTGGTCCGCTTTCAAGGTGTGCGCCCGGCGGACGATGAGTGCCTTGGGCTGCGGAAACAGGGATTTGATAGTTAGATCGGTCCAGAACGTGGCTGGCAGCGGTTCGTCGTCATCGCCCCAGAACGCCTTTTTTTCCCAGTCGTTCTGGCCGGATGCCGTGAGACGCTCGTCTACCTGAGCCTTGATAAGCTGCGGGTCCGGGCAGATGAGGAAAAGATATTTCGGGCGGGGCACTGTCGGTTTCCTAGTAGTTTTGGGTCATGCGGTCGGCCAGTCTGCGTATGCCGAGCTTGGTGACTTCCTTGTCTGCCTGGGATTCGTCGCCGGAAAAGAAAGGCCACTGCTGGTCTATGACGCCGGAGCGCCACAACTCCGAGTCATCCATGGTGGAAATGATGACGGCTTCGAACTGAAAAACGGCCACGGAACTCAATGTCTCGTCGCTGGAACCGCTGACCGCCGTGGGGCGATTGTAGCGGTGGATATTGATGTCGATGACAGCGTCCGCGGTCGCTCTGGTGTCGGACCACTGAATGGAACCGCGATTGTTCAGCTCATCCCGCAACAGTTTTCTGAGGCGGGGCTCCAACCAGGAGATGGTGGTGGGGTTGGAGACTTCGCCGATGGCGAGGACTCGGTATTCTTTCGGCAGGACCGAGGATTCGCCTTCACCAAAGGAGTAGCCGCTGCAACCGGCCAGGGCGAACACCGCAAGCAACAGGATATATCGATAAAAGGGCATGTGTCTTCTCCGTAGATTCATATTGGAGGAGATGGTAATGGGAAATGGTGGAAAGGTCCACTTTGTGCAGCAGAAAGGAGCAGATGGCGTATGAATGCTGAGTTGCAGGGTGTTTGCGGGTATTAAAAGACTTTTGTTTACCTCGTCTCCTTGGTAATACCGAGTGCTGCAAAACAACTGGGAGAGAACCATGTCAGGTCAAACCGTGCTTGTAGTGATTGATGTGCAGAATATCATGTTCGAGACACCGGGGTATACCCCGTTTGAAGGGGAGCGGGTGCTCGGAAATATCCAGACTCTCATAGCCCGGGCTCGTGAGCACGGGGTGCCGGTCCATTACATTCAACACACGACCGAGGGTATGGGAACGGAGTTCGAAAAGGATTCCCACAATTGGTTGATCAGGCCGGAGATCGCGCCCAAAGATGGTGATCGGGTCTCGATGAAAACCTCCTATGACGCTTTCTGGAAGACGGACTTCGACGCTAATCTGAAGGAAATGGGTGCCGACAGGCTCATCTTCTGTGGGCTGCAGACCGAGTGTTGCGTGGATACGACTGTGCGCAGCGCGCTTGCCCACGGCTATGATTCCGTGCTGGTCGGCGATGCGCATACGTCCTATGACAACGGTGTCATTACCGGCGAACAGATAGTGGCCCATCACAATCAGACCTTGAACAGACGTTTCTGTCAGGTGATTCCCACGCAGGATGTGTGCTTCGACTGAGTCGGTCTTCCGGGACGTGTACGCGTGAGCGGTGTCGTTGTCGCTCCTTTGCCAGCGTTTTCAACCGCTGCTGTTTTCTGTTTTGCCTCCATATGATTGCCTTTGTGTTCGTTCTTTTCAGGGATTAATTTCATTCACCCCCTAAACAAACGTTAAATACCGTCGATACGATTCATGAACAGCCGGAATAAGCCCTGTTGTTCACGATATGGAAATCAGGGGTTGGGAGACCCCCCAAACCCGCATGGAAGCGGGGAGGGAGAGAAAGCATATGGCCAAGGACGGCGGTATTCTTTTTTCGGTAATTATCCCCTCCACCGGCAACAGGCCCAAGGCCTTGCAAAAAGCGGTAACTTCGCTGGAAGACGCCGCCCGATTTGCCGGATTGGAAACGGGGCAAGTGGAAATTCTGATAGGTTTTGACGGTGTTCGGGGCAAGGCCCCCACATCCGCATACCCGGTGCGGGTGTTCAATCTGCCCAGGGACAACGATTGGGGCAATGGCATTCGCAACATGTTGTTGAAGATCGCCACCGGGGAAAAGGTCATTTTTCTGGATGATGACAATGTCCTCAAACAGTACGCCCTCAATCTGTACCTCAGGCATTTCGATGCGGAGATGATCATCGGACGCATCGACACCCAGTTGGCCTTTAATACGCCATTTCTGCCGGTCTTCGATTCCGGCTCGCTGGTTCGCCAGGGCAATATTGATCCGCTCTGCCTGTGTCTGTCCCGTCGGCTGGTGGTCGACCGGTGCGGCGGCTGGCAGTATTGCGGCAAGTATGAGGCCGATTATCTGAATATCCTCAACTGGCATCGGCGTACTCACAGCGTCACCGTACTCGAAGACGTGGTTGGCGTGTACGATGCCGGGCGGAGTCTGGACAACAGCGCCCTTTCCAGACGGCAGATGGATATGCTGGAT containing:
- the lon gene encoding endopeptidase La — encoded protein: MSKKNKKSPIRPTRIKRKKSDSIKDKAPSQQPKQPTEKGPKAGEELPDIIEALTGPAGSATLFGDDDMAAHNPADIPQVLPVLAVRDIVVFNYMILPLFVGREKSVQAVDAALGKDRYILILTQKDEAVEDPKEDELYMTGTVGMIMRMLKMPDGRLKVLVQGLARAKVKKFTANEPYHIAELEPLIEAEADPLTPEQEALVRSSREQSEKILTLRGISSQDIMSVLNNVNDPGRLADLIASNLRMKVEAAQTILECHEPMKRLELVNEQLLKEVEVASMQNKIQTMAKEGMDKAQRDFYLREQIKAIKRELGDDADESEEMDELRRGLEKSGMPKDVMKEAFKQLRRLDSMHAESSEATVIRTYLDWMVELPWKKVSRDRLDIKKAETILNEDHYDLEKVKERILEYLSVRKLNPKMKGPILCFVGPPGVGKTSLGRSIARSLGRKFHRMSLGGMRDEAEIRGHRRTYIGAMPGRIIQAIKQCGTRNPVIMLDEIDKLGSDFRGDPSSALLEVLDPEQNFSFTDHYLNVPFDLSKVMFVCTANMLDSVPGPLLDRMEVIRIPGYTEQEKTVITRRYILPRQTVENGLKEAELVISDKLVSKVVREYTREAGLRNVEREIGTLCRKMARKKAEGEKGPFKVTTKNLYTLLGPPRFLDDEKEVTLPPGVAVGLAWTPVGGEILHIEVTTMPGKGKLILTGKLGDVMKESAQAALSIARAHADQYGIDCDFTDKLDIHVHVPAGATPKDGPSAGVTLVTALISALTNTPICPDLAMTGEISLRGRVLPVGGIKEKILAAVSRGMKKVLIPAQNKKDLAEVPDELRKRIKITTIEKVDEVWDLAKKC
- a CDS encoding acylphosphatase, giving the protein MQFRAIVHGEVQGVWFRAWTRDMAREAGVTGWVRNLPSGDVETVAEGDETRLKRFEARLWDGPPLARVTAIDATWTDDTDDFTHFEIRR
- the radC gene encoding RadC family protein, whose protein sequence is MTDSAKPHYLGHRKRLKEKLVNNSRGLADYEIMELVLATVLPRRDTKPLAKELIARFGSLKEAIMARPDQLDGVKGVADGVKAQWALLQELYARLNQASARRGNSFEGVEDVAKAAMARLGSKGIEEFWVVYLDNKNRYISWEQIATGTVNATAVFPREIMALALRQEAASLILIHNHPGGSIRPSGEDMLLTGSIVEAAEKLDLKVLDHIVVTDCDYYSFSDHGRI
- a CDS encoding DNA polymerase III subunit delta, coding for MPRPKYLFLICPDPQLIKAQVDERLTASGQNDWEKKAFWGDDDEPLPATFWTDLTIKSLFPQPKALIVRRAHTLKADQWDKLDAGVKGLGSDIFPIFCLEGEWKSKKAPVPPALARRGLFKKAKKDGWIWESQGLDQRSLTDYVKAWAAKAGLTFEPGAGQALTYALPTDAVAVRLELDKIELAAGDEKIVRKEFVNLVAQTGEMAFFDLMDALGRPGAEAAVWKRVINDHSKSAKDQMLFNLIGFLASQARMYWMLAHGEQPKGNPYMLKKKAPIARQLGAEGVARMIDLALEAELSLKTGERKYEEALDILMAGLIDLFQPKRPAKRY
- the lptE gene encoding LPS assembly lipoprotein LptE, with amino-acid sequence MPFYRYILLLAVFALAGCSGYSFGEGESSVLPKEYRVLAIGEVSNPTTISWLEPRLRKLLRDELNNRGSIQWSDTRATADAVIDINIHRYNRPTAVSGSSDETLSSVAVFQFEAVIISTMDDSELWRSGVIDQQWPFFSGDESQADKEVTKLGIRRLADRMTQNY
- a CDS encoding cysteine hydrolase family protein; the encoded protein is MSGQTVLVVIDVQNIMFETPGYTPFEGERVLGNIQTLIARAREHGVPVHYIQHTTEGMGTEFEKDSHNWLIRPEIAPKDGDRVSMKTSYDAFWKTDFDANLKEMGADRLIFCGLQTECCVDTTVRSALAHGYDSVLVGDAHTSYDNGVITGEQIVAHHNQTLNRRFCQVIPTQDVCFD
- a CDS encoding glycosyltransferase — encoded protein: MAKDGGILFSVIIPSTGNRPKALQKAVTSLEDAARFAGLETGQVEILIGFDGVRGKAPTSAYPVRVFNLPRDNDWGNGIRNMLLKIATGEKVIFLDDDNVLKQYALNLYLRHFDAEMIIGRIDTQLAFNTPFLPVFDSGSLVRQGNIDPLCLCLSRRLVVDRCGGWQYCGKYEADYLNILNWHRRTHSVTVLEDVVGVYDAGRSLDNSALSRRQMDMLDRLASERNVSVPELKRPVTESLTFAQPVQA